The following proteins come from a genomic window of Acidobacteriota bacterium:
- the purQ gene encoding phosphoribosylformylglycinamidine synthase subunit PurQ: MNIAVVEFLGSNCDHDAEQWSLRLSAARSRMVWYTERDLSWADLVILPGGFSYGDYLRCGAMAARTPVMEAVIAHARRGGLVLGICNGFQILCEVGILPGALLKNQTLTFLCQDVYLRCETSASPFTSGISEGSLLRVPIAHGDGNYFADPDTLRRLNGEGRVAFRYAAPDGSLKPEWNPNGSVEAIAGILNEGRNVLGMMPHPERASEPLMGSSDGAAILRSALRALGS, from the coding sequence ATGAACATCGCCGTCGTCGAGTTTCTCGGGAGCAATTGCGACCACGACGCGGAACAGTGGTCTCTGCGCCTCTCTGCGGCCCGCAGCCGGATGGTCTGGTACACGGAGCGGGACCTCTCGTGGGCGGACCTGGTCATTCTCCCCGGAGGATTCTCTTACGGAGATTACCTGCGCTGTGGGGCCATGGCGGCGCGGACGCCCGTGATGGAGGCCGTCATCGCCCACGCCCGGAGAGGGGGCCTGGTTCTCGGAATCTGCAACGGTTTTCAGATCCTCTGCGAGGTGGGTATTCTCCCGGGAGCCCTCCTGAAGAACCAGACCCTCACCTTCCTTTGCCAGGACGTCTACCTGCGGTGCGAGACGTCCGCTTCCCCCTTCACTTCCGGAATCTCCGAGGGCAGTCTTCTGAGGGTCCCGATCGCGCACGGAGACGGAAACTACTTCGCCGATCCGGATACGCTTCGGCGGCTCAACGGGGAGGGCCGGGTGGCCTTCCGCTACGCCGCCCCCGATGGAAGTTTGAAGCCGGAGTGGAACCCCAACGGGTCCGTGGAGGCCATCGCGGGCATCCTCAACGAAGGTCGGAACGTGCTGGGGATGATGCCCCATCCGGAGCGGGCCAGCGAGCCCCTCATGGGCTCTTCCGACGGAGCCGCCATCCTCCGCTCGGCCCTCCGGGCCCTGGGCTCGTGA
- the purL gene encoding phosphoribosylformylglycinamidine synthase subunit PurL produces MADPKVTKELAFQHGLTEEEWERILAILGRVPTYPELGIFSVMWSEHCSYKSSRIHLRRFPTSGPRVLQGPGENAGVVDVGEGWAVCFKMESHNHPSYIEPYQGAATGVGGILRDVFTMGARPVANLNSLHFGRPDHPKTRHLVRGVVAGIGDYGNCVGIPTVGGQVVFHPCYDGNILVNAFTLGLLRADRIFRGYASGVGNPVLYVGSKTGRDGIHGATMASAEFSEETEQKRPTVQVGDPFTEKLLLEACLELMEEDVIVGIQDMGAAGLTSSSFEMAGRAGSGIRLDLDRVPMREEGMTPYELLLSESQERMLIVAQRGREGRVKEVFSKWALDAVAIGEVTDTGRAEIYWRGEKVVDMPVGPVSDQAPVYDRPREAPALPRGVPVPGGEVLGAVAPEEALLRLLGHPDLCSRRWVYTQYDQSVRTNTVLGPGGDAAIVRIKGTRRAVALSLDVNPRWCHLDPYLGGAHAVAEGARNVSCAGAKPLAITDCLNFGNPERPDVMWEFSRCVDGVSEACRALETPVVSGNVSFYNETNGTGIYPTPTIGMVGLLEDVDRRLEPWFQTEGDAVVLLGETKGHLGGSSYLWLLHGVEAAPVPPLDLLKERALQDLLQHLASERIARSAHDCSEGGLALAAAEGCLAPRSDSGVRLRLASGGLEPAALLFGEDASRALVTCGPGDLPRLLEAAGRASVPAAVVGRVTPGRFTVEVDGKTLVDLSVSRIREIWSRGLDSVVG; encoded by the coding sequence GTGGCCGACCCCAAAGTGACGAAAGAGCTTGCGTTTCAGCACGGACTGACCGAAGAAGAGTGGGAGAGAATCCTCGCCATTCTCGGCAGGGTGCCCACCTACCCCGAATTGGGAATCTTTTCGGTCATGTGGAGCGAGCACTGCTCCTACAAGTCCTCCAGGATCCACCTCCGGCGGTTTCCCACCTCGGGGCCCCGCGTGCTTCAGGGTCCGGGGGAGAACGCGGGCGTCGTGGACGTGGGGGAGGGATGGGCCGTCTGCTTCAAGATGGAGTCCCACAACCATCCTTCCTACATCGAACCCTACCAGGGGGCCGCAACGGGAGTCGGAGGCATCCTGCGGGACGTGTTCACCATGGGGGCCCGCCCCGTCGCCAACCTCAACTCCCTTCACTTCGGGCGCCCCGACCACCCGAAGACCCGCCACCTCGTGCGGGGCGTCGTCGCGGGCATCGGTGACTACGGCAACTGCGTGGGCATCCCCACGGTGGGCGGCCAGGTGGTCTTTCACCCCTGCTACGACGGAAACATCCTCGTGAACGCGTTCACCCTCGGCCTCCTTCGGGCGGATCGGATCTTCCGGGGCTATGCCAGCGGCGTGGGAAATCCGGTCCTCTACGTGGGCTCGAAGACCGGACGGGACGGCATCCACGGCGCCACCATGGCCAGCGCCGAATTCTCCGAGGAGACAGAGCAGAAGAGGCCCACCGTCCAGGTGGGGGACCCCTTCACCGAGAAGCTCCTCCTGGAGGCTTGCCTGGAACTCATGGAGGAGGACGTGATCGTGGGCATCCAGGACATGGGTGCGGCGGGGCTCACCTCCTCCTCCTTCGAAATGGCGGGCCGCGCCGGGTCGGGGATCCGGCTCGACCTCGACCGCGTGCCCATGCGCGAGGAGGGGATGACCCCCTACGAATTGCTCCTCTCCGAATCCCAGGAGCGCATGCTCATCGTGGCCCAGCGGGGACGAGAGGGGCGGGTGAAAGAGGTCTTTTCCAAGTGGGCCCTGGACGCCGTGGCCATCGGAGAGGTGACGGACACGGGCCGCGCGGAGATTTACTGGCGCGGGGAGAAGGTCGTGGACATGCCCGTGGGCCCCGTGAGCGACCAGGCCCCCGTCTATGACCGGCCGAGGGAGGCCCCGGCCCTCCCGCGCGGCGTGCCCGTGCCCGGAGGCGAGGTCCTCGGCGCCGTCGCCCCCGAGGAGGCCCTCCTCCGCCTCCTCGGCCACCCCGACCTCTGCTCCAGGAGGTGGGTGTACACGCAGTACGACCAATCCGTCCGGACCAACACGGTGCTCGGCCCCGGCGGCGACGCCGCCATCGTGCGGATCAAGGGGACCCGGCGCGCCGTGGCCCTGTCCCTCGACGTGAATCCCCGATGGTGTCACCTGGACCCGTACCTGGGAGGGGCCCACGCCGTGGCGGAAGGGGCGCGCAACGTCTCCTGCGCGGGAGCCAAGCCCCTCGCGATCACGGACTGCCTTAACTTCGGGAATCCAGAGCGGCCCGACGTCATGTGGGAGTTCTCGCGGTGCGTGGACGGGGTTTCCGAGGCCTGCAGGGCCCTCGAAACGCCCGTGGTCTCCGGCAACGTCTCCTTCTACAACGAGACCAACGGGACGGGAATCTACCCCACGCCGACCATCGGGATGGTGGGGTTGTTGGAGGACGTGGACCGCCGTCTGGAGCCCTGGTTTCAAACGGAGGGAGACGCCGTGGTCCTCCTGGGGGAGACGAAGGGCCACCTGGGCGGATCGTCCTACCTGTGGCTCCTCCACGGGGTCGAGGCCGCTCCCGTCCCGCCCCTGGACCTCTTGAAAGAACGGGCCCTGCAAGACCTCCTGCAGCACCTCGCCTCCGAAAGGATCGCGCGCTCGGCCCACGACTGCTCCGAAGGGGGCCTCGCCCTGGCCGCCGCGGAAGGGTGTCTCGCTCCCCGCTCGGATTCCGGCGTGCGCCTCCGGCTGGCCTCGGGCGGGCTGGAGCCGGCGGCCCTTCTCTTCGGGGAGGACGCCTCCCGCGCCCTCGTCACCTGCGGCCCCGGGGACCTTCCCAGGCTCCTGGAGGCCGCCGGCCGGGCGTCGGTGCCCGCCGCGGTCGTGGGCAGGGTGACGCCGGGGAGGTTCACCGTGGAAGTGGACGGGAAGACCCTCGTGGACCTCTCGGTTTCACGGATCCGGGAGATCTGGAGCCGCGGTCTGGACTCCGTGGTCGGGTAG